The Salegentibacter mishustinae genome includes a window with the following:
- the hpt gene encoding hypoxanthine phosphoribosyltransferase — MIKLHDLEFEPYISEEEINVAIDKVAQKLNEDYLDANPIFLGVLNGSFMFASEVIKRFSGDCEVSFVKLGSYEGTQTTGTVKTLLGLNQSLKGRKVILLEDIVDTGNTLEEINKILLKEEVANYEVATLFYKPEAYKKEFNIKYRGMEIPNKFIVGYGLDYDGLGRNLTQVYKLK; from the coding sequence TTGATAAAACTACACGATTTAGAATTTGAGCCCTACATTTCAGAGGAAGAAATCAACGTGGCCATAGACAAAGTAGCCCAAAAGCTTAACGAAGATTATTTGGATGCAAATCCTATTTTTTTAGGTGTACTTAACGGCTCATTTATGTTTGCCAGTGAAGTAATAAAAAGATTTTCTGGAGATTGTGAAGTGAGTTTCGTGAAACTTGGTTCTTATGAAGGCACGCAAACTACCGGGACTGTAAAAACACTCTTAGGTTTAAACCAATCTTTAAAAGGCAGAAAAGTAATTTTGCTGGAGGATATTGTGGATACCGGAAATACTTTAGAAGAAATCAATAAGATTCTTTTAAAGGAAGAGGTTGCCAATTACGAAGTAGCGACTTTGTTTTACAAACCTGAAGCTTATAAAAAAGAATTCAATATTAAATATAGAGGAATGGAGATTCCTAATAAATTTATTGTGGGTTATGGCCTGGATTATGACGGTCTGGGACGTAACCTTACACAAGTCTATAAACTTAAATAA